In the Besnoitia besnoiti strain Bb-Ger1 chromosome XII, whole genome shotgun sequence genome, one interval contains:
- a CDS encoding hypothetical protein (encoded by transcript BESB_022990), protein MSTAVAPASASPLSGGAAGRLMREYRAIQRDQIPFILVKPDENDILTWHYVLHDLPEDTPYRGGLYHGKLVFPSSYPYAPPAIYMMTPNGRFVPNRRLCLSISDFHPESWNPAWRVETILTGLLSFMLDSEEPVAYGTMGCLPSERRRLALSSFAANKRNPAFLRLFPELLADRNFDPALGYSLHGHANTDDTDKAGSPFGSASVTSSPSTSFASPSSVHISHAAIPSSAPPRASLPSPSSAESLLAPPSPHPPLPSRPLLALPSSSPSSYFAPPSGSPASDVSTSPTCLSSPDAGAETPAGGGGGPLATPGSRLPLAVGSDCISTSVSATGFDSKHMPPVLGGVRLETCRRSETERLASPRRGVEGEDACREVTGSAELAEDLHGQGQPWQVRKQKNSLSPCRRPRDEFSIPLPTSRHWPCGNLAEDCGFAPSPSKRRLQLSALLCGRRPEGRRAPWESAGAAGGRAPPRGGGSGTDLPHTSLSSSDFLSSLGGTVGADIGAGCYRCTQPREAFSQAKPPAGATPARAAVPGGEWPPAAGVSRREVSSNLIDDRGVWSGRAHESGFLEALARAPFAQTSRDACSSSRSGVGSGGGGKAGAARSLFALGADPRLPSQRLACASQGEFRRYPRDTDFAASGAEAGESRGSVAAWPLGNQTGVITAGGVSAPALRGDARLVNSMIGDARLACISAECLATHAQRREGRPGAEDTVQNRLFPRTHSQTGNGYVSRSDSQLARGPIIPPPSSNTQPSALSSRVAAVHPSVPAFPQSAVQLLSSVAVSSAGGALPSSVSVYPRAPVDATSSPDPVRFFSNFLSGSSFAFLCGDGRPSGKPEGGEDVCVASANATQESAFEIGGTVEPRCSGSGGDSAMSRQRLWVDPEEAMRPSSPCEAGANVDDDVVILGTTPRRGGLPTRSVEEGSFEGRSLRDILAAPGASQVIRPATENVGVSSLSSSYHGSYPVPPHPEVAAGSGLPSCEAPASASTSLTAASVSASLAADSASAPSAFFSAGSWSHGAPSVSLAASSCCSPFSLSRASLFLASSAAHGCPNASAERDVSAGDASERLAVLSLLRSFHVTQAAAWRSACLSGLLDSAALSAATIRIRHSAALPCDGSGGDGDPHPVPQDGDEDEEEKRAAGEGDGDSGEQHEEDEQGEQDDEGGEDSEGCQGGNQGESDRVALGERVEVCLSRGSKRSAAGADDVRTEPSIGTKRPRVAPVSVPPRQPPGAEAASHSDRQDGERDCD, encoded by the exons ATGAGTACAGCCGTGGCCCCCGCATCCGCGTCGCCCCTTTCTGGGGGAGCTGCGGGAAGGCTGATGCGGGAATACCGAGCAATACAGCGTGACCAGATCCCCTTTATTCTTGTCAAACCCGACGAGAATGACATCCTCACGTGGCACTATGTCCT TCACGATCTGCCAGAGGACACGCCATACCGAGGTGGACTCTACCATGGGAAGCTG GTCTTTCCTTCATCCTACCCCTACGCACCACCAGCGATCTACATGATGACGCCGAACGGGCGCTTCGTGCCAAATCGGCGACTTTGTCTTTCCATTAGCGACTTCCATCCC gAGTCCTGGAATCCCGCGTGGCGCGTGGAAACAATTTTGACCGGCCTCTTGAGCTTCATGCTAG ACTCTGAGGAGCCGGTCGCGTATGGGACGATGGGATGTTTACCTAGTGAGCGACGCCGGTTGGCGCTCTCTTCGTTCGCAGCGAACAAACGCAATCCAGCGTTTCTCCGTCTCTTCCCGGAGCTCCTCGCGGACCGCAACTTC GACCCCGCGTTAGGCTATTCGCTTCACGGGCACGCAAACACCGATGACACCGATAAAGCTGGTTCCCCATTCGGAAGCGCGTCCGTGACTTCATCGCCTTCCACTTCCTttgcttctccttcttccgtACACATTTCCCATGCCGcgattccgtcttccgctcccccgcgcgcatctcttccttctccatCTTCAGCGGAGTCACTCCTTgccccgccgtctccgcACCCTCCTTTGCCGTCTCGTCCCTTGTTGGctctgccttcttcgtcgccgtcgtcctaCTTCGCTCCGCCGTCAGGGTCTCCCGCGTCGGATGTCTCCACGTCCCCTACCTGTCTGAGCTCGCCGGatgcgggcgcggagacacccgCGGGCGGTGGCGGAGGGCCCCTTGCCACGCCGGGCTCTAGGCTCCCCTTAGCGGTCGGGAGCGACTGCATAAGCACCTCCGTTTCCGCTACAGGATTCGACTCCAAGCATATGCCGCCGGTCCTCGGTGGCGTTCGCCTAGAGAcgtgccgccgcagcgagacggAGCGCCTTGCTTCGCCCCGCCGAGGCGTCGAAGGCGAAGATGCCTGTCGAGAAGTCACAGGAAGCGCTGAACTCGCGGAGGACTTGCACGGCCAAGGGCAGCCCTGGCAAGTCAGGAAACAGAAGaactcgctgtctccgtgtcggcgcccgcgcgatgAATTCAGTATCCCCTTGCCTACTAGCCGGCACTGGCCGTGTGGAAATCTCGCCGAAGACTGCGGTTTTGCTCCTTCGCCATCCAAGCGAAGGTTGCAGCTCTCGGCGCTGTTGTGTGGGCGGCGCCCGgaaggcaggcgagcgccCTGGGAGTCagcgggcgctgcaggaggtcgggcgccgccgcgagggggCGGGTCAGGTACGGACCTCCCCCACACAAGTCTCAGCTCTTCGGATTTTCTCTCGTCGCTCGGTGGCACAGTGGGCGCCGATATCGGTGCAGGATGTTACCGCTGCACTCAACCTCGCGAGGCTTTTTCGCAAGCGAAGCCACCCGCGGGTGCGACGCCGGCACGTGCGGCCGTCCCAGGGGGCGAGtggccgcctgctgctggagtCTCTAGACGTGAAGTATCGTCGAACTTGATCGACGACAGGGGTGTCTGGAGCGGTCGCGCCCACGAGTCAGGATTCCTGGAGGCTCTCGCACGCGCACCGTTTGCACAAACCTCGAGAGACGCATGCTCTTCCAGCCGAAGTGGAGTGGGCTctgggggcggcggcaaggCGGGAGCCGCGCGGTCGCTATTCGCTTTGGGTGCAGACCCGCGGCTTCCGAGCCAAAGACTTGCCTGCGCGAGCCAAGGTGAGTTTCGCAGATACCCGCGTGACACGGACttcgcagcgagcggcgcggaggcgggtgAATCGCGCGGCTCTGTGGCGGCATGGCCACTCGGAAATCAGACTGGAGTTATCACGGCAGGCGGCGTTTCGGCGCCTGCCTTGCGAGGCGATGCTCGCTTGGTGAACTCTATGAtaggagacgcgcgcctcgcgtgtATAAGCGCGGAATGCCTCGCGACCCATGCGCAACGACGCGAGGGGCGCCCGGGCGCGGAGGATACGGTTCAGAACAGGTTGTTTCCGCGTACGCATTCACAGACGGGAAACGGTTATGTTTCGAGAAGTGACAGCCAACTGGCGCGAGGACCTATCATCCCTCCCCCGTCTTCGAATACGCAGCCTTCCGCGCTTTCTTCACGCGTGGCGGCTGTCCACCCTTCAGTGCCTGCATTTCCTCAGTCGGCAGTTCAATTATTGTCGTCTGTGGCGGTTTCGTCTGCGGGTGGGGCTTTGCCTTCTTCGGTCTCTGTGTACCCTCGTGCGCCAGTTGATGCCACTTCGTCTCCCGATCCTGTCCGTTTTTTTTCGAATTTTCTATCTGGCTCATCGttcgcttttctctgcgGGGACGGACGCCCTTCTGGGAAGCCAGAGGGTGGTGAAGACGTgtgcgtcgccagcgccaaTGCCACGCAGGAATCAGCATTCGAGATAGGCGGGACGGTGGAGCCGCGATGCAGCGGTTCCGGGGGGGATTCGGCGATGAGCCGTCAGCGCCTTTGGGTTGATCCTGAGGAGGCAATGcggccctcgtcgccgtgcgaggccggcgcaaACGTTGACGACGACGTGGTGATTCTTGGGACGACCccacgacgcggaggacttCCGACACGGTCGGTAGAAGAAGGCTCTTTCGAGGGACGGAGCCTGCGCGACATTCTCGCAGCCCCGGGCGCGTCTCAGGTCATTCGTCCAGCGACTGAGAACGTGggcgtttcctctctctcgtcttcgtaCCACGGAAGCTACCCTGTTCCTCCGCATCCGGAAGTCGCAGCAGGGAGCGGCTTGCCATCGTGTGAAGctccggcgtctgcgagCACCTCGCTGACAGCTGCCtcggtctctgcgtcgcttgcCGCCGATTCAGCTTCCGCTCCatctgccttcttctctgctggcTCTTGGTCGCACGGAGCGCCTTCAGTGTCTCTCGCAGCTTCGTCGTGCTGCTCGCCCTTCTCCCTGAGTCGCGCCTCCCTTTTTCTGGCTTCGTCAGCCGCTCATGGCTGCCCCAACGCCTCCGCGGAACGCGACGTgtccgcgggcgacgcgtctgagcgcctcgcggtccTGAGTCTCCTGCGCAGCTTCCACGTGACTCAGGCTGCTGCCTGGAGAAGCGCGTGCCTCAGCGGCCTGCTGGACTCCGCCGCGCTCAGCGCAGCCACTATTCGTATCCGCcacagcgcggcgctccctTGCGACGGCAGCGGTGGCGACGGCGATCCGCATCCAGTCCCCcaagacggcgacgaagacgaagaagagaagcgagcTGCGGgtgaaggcgacggagacagcggtGAACaacacgaagaagacgaacaaGGCGAACAAGATGACGAAGGCGGGGAAGACAGTGAGGGGTGTCAGGGAGGCAATCAGGGCGAGAGCGATCGCGTTGCACTGGGCGAGCGAGTAGAAGTTTGCCTATCGAGAGGCTCAAAGCGATCTGCCGCCGGGGCAGACGATGTTCGAACCGAGCCTTCTATCGGCACGAAGCGTCCGCGAGTCGCTCCCGTGTCCGtgccgccgcgacagccgcccggcgcggaggctgcgtcACACAGCGATAGAcaagacggagagagagattgTGATTAG
- a CDS encoding carrier superfamily protein (encoded by transcript BESB_022980), translated as MEESGRAVTSGDSPDLSLQLRAGAMSSTRCKPLHRSLPAQTSCRSLSDWSAARFSAGSSPLVVKHTAPACRPCGSYGISFVLCVASLVLALSSLCTLFSPPAVSTSPLSSGLFLHAAALHSRTQSIARRVPLPSNPPAVASAVPLSASRLPSYRPPAPEEDPDATSARSPLAAVATGAWWPKRWLLSLKLGPRGDVASEDSDRLASPRSFAAGAAESAKDTAPGIAHDAEETAEKAVDEAGNSLCVVKRRVWTAANRAAQTLAPRSAFAKRLTSALVARLTVQSLLYPVDVVRCRRAQGMAFKDIPVGALYNGCLTLLTLAEVPYCLLCLTLQTQAQKLLAKHAGKLPTVANLFLSAVAADSVGTLYKTPFDCAKGLLQRGKVDSPQEAAREVLKDDAAILRAQYKGFYAQVLRDASYRVLNGQTMQALRRVIAARQQAALQSGDTTAFGAGLVAKVTAKLGLGSEPRGAPTLGERLGGKLNWATDLLLHGVQRQAEGFRNIAAKLTHWRTPGANRQRENELVEQADVAAQRGEGTPPVAATPSGTLRPPSSAPTTLAVGLISGTLTSLFTSPLEAARRYIVARNKDEADDVTATRLQGLLGVCRALYELAQQEGIMSGWLKSAPRRMLVAGPCTALSALIFEGTSRTLNHWFPDVEK; from the exons ATGGAGGAAAGCGGACGAGCAGTCACTTCAGGTGACTCGCCTGATTTGTCACTGCAACTCCGCGCTGGCGCGATGTCTTCTACGCGTTGCAAACCGCTACATCGCTCTCTtccggcgcagacgagctgTCGGAGTCTCTCAGAttggagcgccgcgcgatTCTCTGCAGGCTCCTCGCCTTTAGTAGTGAAACACACTGCCCCCGCCTGCCGACCTTGCGGTTCCTACGGTATCTCATTTGTGCTGTGTGTCGCTTCCCTCGTTTTggcgctctcttcgctctgcaCACTGttttctccgccggcggTCTCCACCTCGCCCTTGTCTTCCGGTCTTTTTCTgcacgcagcagcgcttCACTCGAGGACGCAATCCATTGCTCGCAGGGTGCCTTTGCCTTCCAACCCTCCAgctgtcgcgtctgccgttccactctctgcctcgcgccttccgtcTTACCGCCCCCCCGCACCTGAGGAAGATCCAGACGCCACTTCTGCGCGTTCGCCCCTGGCTGCCGTCGCCACCGGGGCTTGGTGGCCTAAGCGCTGGCTGCTATCCCTGAAGCTTGGTCCTCGCGGTGATGTCGCCTCCGAGGACTCCGACAGACTAGCGAGTCCGCGATCG ttcgctgctggcgctgctgagTCCGCAAAAGATACAGCTCCGGGTATCGcccacgacgcagaggagacggcagAGAAGGCTGTCGACGAGGCTG GCAACTCGCTCTGCGTAGTTAAGCGCCGAGTGTGGACGGCTGCGAATCGCGCTGCTCAAACACTCGCACCCCGAAGCGCCTTCGCCAAGCGCCTGACGTCGgccctcgtcgctcgcctcacTGTCCAGTCCCTTCTCTACCCCGTCG ATGTggttcgctgccgccgcgcccaggGAATGGCGTTCAAG GACATCCCCGTGGGAGCTCTCTACAACGGGTGCCTGACTTTGCTGACTCTCGCGGAGGTCCCCTACTGCCTGCTGTGCCTGACCCTCCAAACGCAAGCTCAGAAACTTCTTGCGAAGCACGCTGGAA AGCTGCCGACAGTGGCGAATTTGTTCCTCAGCGCCGTTGCAGCCGACAGCGTGGGAACTCTGTACAAAACGCCGTTCGACTGCGCCAAAGGCCTTCTCCAGCGAGGCAAAGTCGATTCGCCGCAGGAG gcggcgagagaggtgCTCAAGGACGATGCCGCGATACTGCGGGCGCAGTACAAAGGGTTCTACGCGCAAGTTCTCCGCGACGCAAGCTACCGAGTGCTGAACGGCCAGACGATGCAGGCGCTTCGCAGGGTGATCGCCGCCCGTCAGCAAGCGGCGCTGCAGTCTGGCGATACGACAGCCttcggcgcgggcctcgtgGCGAAGGTTACCGCGAAACTCGGCCTCGGCAGCGAACCGCGGGGTGCGCCGACGCTGGGAGAGCGACTCGGAGGCAAGCTGAACTGGGCGACTgacctgctgctgcacggCGTGCAGCGACAGGCGGAGGGCTTCAGAAACATCGCGGCCAAACTGACGCACTGGAGGACCCCAGGGGCGAATAGGCAGCGCGAGAACGAGCTCGTGGAACAGGCCGACGTCGCTGCACAGCGCGGAGAGGGCACGCCTCCCGTTGCTGCTACGCCCTCAGGAACCTTACG gccgccgtcgtcggcgcccacCACCCTGGCGGTTGGCCTCATATCCGGCACGCTGACCTCTCTCTTCACGTCCCCTCTCGAGGCAGCCAGGCGTTACATCGTCGCTAGAAACAAAGACGAGGCCGACGACGTTACTGCGACCAGACTTCAGG GTCTGCTTGGCGTGTGCCGCGCTCTCTACGAGCTGGCGCAGCAAGAAGGGATCATGTCCGGCTGGTTGAAGAGCGCCCCGAGACGCATGCTGGTTGCCGGCCCCTGCACAGCTCTGAGCGCTCTGATTTTTGAGGGAACTTCGCGAACTCTGAATCACTGGTTCCCCGACGTCGAAAAGTAG
- a CDS encoding hypothetical protein (encoded by transcript BESB_022970), which produces MEYVWNHYESRSSATPDQATVASPARRGSSPFLQSHRSRTFVSFLVAVLLVAAASMPDACVGAPGARRSSKEKLSSEDRIRSLESFLREDDELAGNEELQQELSRVKMYFNLYTTTTTKPPPQNIVLDAGKEISMGVWNGLLAPFRLFKNLLTKPTTTMEAAAMSGGMTMSKLGHALRATVSSEESSGRHWRELGRDLVRAATMHPERQRELERLSRIHKAQMLQAGIYRTDAEQEEADRRLKIAMGYDEKKKAEALREYGKQKERYLKYQKLREQEAAAAAGKVNADQREAGEGPREAAHGQDEAATPSEEVGGLSEGSAASLSQSSEEPGLQKQADSTR; this is translated from the coding sequence ATGGAGTATGTTTGGAATCATTACGAATCGCGCTCTAGCGCGACGCCAGACCAGGCGACAGTCGCGTCCCCTGCGAGAAGGGGTTCTTCGCCTTTCCTGCAGTCTCATCGTTCCAGAACGTTCGTTTCCTTTCTCGTTGCCGTGTTgctggtcgccgcggcgtcaaTGCCTGACGCGTGCGTTGGTGCGCcgggggcgcggcgctcgtcgaAGGAGAAGCTCAGCAGCGAGGACAGGATCAGGTCGCTGGAGAGTTTTCTGCGCGAAGACGATGAGCTTGCCGGCAATGAGGAGCTTCAACAAGAGTTGTCACGCGTGAAAATGTACTTCAACCTGTACACAACGACCACGAcgaagccgccgcctcagaaTATCGTATTGGACGCGGGAAAGGAGATCAGCATGGGCGTGTGGAACGGCTTACTCGCGCCGTTCCGGCTCTTCAAGAATCTGTTGACGAAACCCACGACGACgatggaggccgccgcgatgTCGGGAGGCATGACGATGTCCAAACTCGGGCAcgcgctgcgggcgacggtgagcagcgaagagagctCTGGCAGGCACTGGCGCGAACTGGGCCGCGACCtggtgcgcgcggcgacgatgcatcccgagaggcagcgcgagctcgaaCGCCTCAGCCGCATCCACAAGGCGCAGATGCTGCAGGCGGGCATCTACCGCACAGACGCTGAACAGGAGGAAGCCGACCGCCGGCTGAAGATCGCCATGGGGTAcgacgagaaaaagaaggccGAAGCGCTCCGCGAGTATGGAAAACAAAAGGAAAGATACTTGAAATACCAGAAACTGAGGGAACaagaagccgcagccgctgctggcaAAGTCAACGCGGACCagcgagaggccggcgaAGGCCCCCGCGAGGCAGCTCACGGGCAGGACGAAGCAGCGACCCCCTCAGAGGAGGTGGGCGGTCTCTCGGAGGGttccgccgccagcctcaGTCAATCGTCAGAGGAACCCGGTCTGCAGAAACAGGCGGACAGCACGAGGTGA